One Rhododendron vialii isolate Sample 1 chromosome 2a, ASM3025357v1 genomic region harbors:
- the LOC131317154 gene encoding U-box domain-containing protein 9-like, with product MKLILDEDDYAVQELDKAISILSSLKQARGIETTDEAIRIVSSLTELKTKESVPNESKCPMSGETMGDPVVVASGRESYSCFNWLLKILNGIKGFIDAAVLASPDRSRIDSLLDNMSSSLSDQKSSAKTLRWLTDEYPPYRDLLGNNEAVSKLLEPLVVPRNACLDLHLQGDIIATVLNISLPEGNKKAVVEKESGGRKSACDPLAYGCLENRYHSDEEECC from the exons ATGAAGCTGATTCTCGACGAAGACGATTACGCCGTGCAGGAACTCGATAAGGCCATAAGCATCCTGTCTTCTTTAAAACAAGCCAGAGGGATTGAAACCACTGACGAAGCCATAAGGATCGTTTCTTCATTGACAGAATTGAAGACAAAGGAATCGGTTCCGAATGAATCCAAGTGTCCGATGTCGGGAGAGACTATGGGTGACCCTGTCGTGGTGGCCTCTGGGCGG GAATCATATTCTTGCTTCAATTGGTTATTAAAGATCCTCAATGGCATCAAAGGTTTTATCGACGCCGCAGTGCTGGCTTCCCCGGACCGAAGCCGTATCGATTCGCTCCTCGACAACATGTCCTCTTCGCTTTCGGATCAGAAGAGTTCTGCCAAGACCCTCCGGTGGCTCACAGACGAGTACCCCCCGTATCGGGACCTTCTCGGCAACAACGAGGCTGTTTCTAAATTGCTCGAGCCACTTGTTGTTCCCCGTAACGCTTGCCTCGATCTCCATCTCCAAGGAGATATAATCGCCACGGTTTTAAACATCTCGCTGCCCGAAGGGAACAAGAAAGCGGTGGTAGAAAAAGAAAGCGGTGGTAGAAAATCCGCGTGTGATCCCCTTGCTTATGGATGCCTTGAGAACCGGTACCACTCTGACGAAGAGGAATGCTGCTGA